Proteins found in one Opitutaceae bacterium genomic segment:
- a CDS encoding SpoIIE family protein phosphatase: MWLFLVGLMIGGAGAAVVYWRARREALRIDEERQVVTQETLIVVEFMHHMAEALALNPRREDLYQRIVHASILCTGATSACVFEPLSNGMLRGAAVEGLFPPQRPIDGEARSLGLSRAGLIERVLRSERIVVGEGVVGQVAGARRGELISDTTHDDRVVTHGDPALEMRSMIAVPLIFADQFYGVLAVVNPADGMAFTEMDFSLVQSLSEQAALALRHAEFLHFQLEKNQLDLDLSLASSVQQMLLPREAPTMDGFDVSMRYAPAQKVSGDFYDVFSVSETKLAVAVGDVSGKGVAASLLMAICRTHLRQIAPRFESPARVLCELQRILANEIKRDMFITLIYAVVDTEYDEVLFSRAGHELPLFGHVDRVTGNFAEQFVRSEGMAIGLVDEALFGEVITDQRMPLRSGDSFVLYTDGITEAANAAGEEFTGSRLAEVIRKHHSETAAQISDAIELAVKQFVGDTPPRDDATLVTVKRV, encoded by the coding sequence ATGTGGTTGTTCCTCGTTGGGCTGATGATCGGCGGGGCGGGAGCCGCGGTCGTCTATTGGCGAGCCCGCAGGGAAGCACTGCGAATAGACGAAGAGAGACAGGTGGTGACCCAGGAAACCTTGATTGTGGTCGAGTTCATGCACCACATGGCCGAGGCCCTCGCGTTGAACCCGCGTCGTGAAGACTTGTACCAGCGGATTGTTCACGCCTCCATCCTCTGCACCGGGGCCACGAGCGCATGCGTCTTCGAACCCCTTTCCAATGGCATGCTCCGCGGCGCGGCCGTGGAGGGCCTGTTTCCGCCTCAGCGACCGATAGACGGCGAGGCTCGTTCGCTCGGACTGTCTCGTGCGGGTTTGATCGAGCGGGTGCTCCGTTCGGAGCGAATTGTCGTCGGCGAGGGCGTGGTGGGTCAGGTAGCAGGGGCGCGCCGGGGGGAACTGATCTCGGACACGACTCATGATGACCGTGTGGTCACCCATGGCGATCCTGCTCTTGAGATGCGATCCATGATCGCGGTGCCGCTCATCTTTGCCGATCAGTTTTACGGTGTACTCGCCGTGGTCAACCCGGCGGACGGGATGGCCTTCACCGAAATGGATTTCTCTCTCGTGCAGTCACTTTCGGAGCAGGCGGCCCTGGCCCTGCGCCACGCGGAATTCCTCCATTTCCAACTCGAGAAGAATCAGCTGGACCTTGACCTGTCCCTTGCGAGCAGCGTCCAGCAAATGCTGCTGCCTCGCGAAGCGCCCACGATGGATGGTTTTGACGTCTCCATGCGCTACGCACCCGCCCAGAAGGTCAGTGGTGATTTCTACGATGTCTTCTCGGTTTCGGAAACAAAACTCGCGGTCGCCGTAGGGGATGTCTCCGGCAAAGGAGTGGCCGCGAGTCTCCTCATGGCGATCTGCCGCACCCACCTCAGGCAGATCGCGCCGCGATTCGAATCCCCGGCCCGTGTACTGTGCGAGCTGCAACGTATCCTCGCGAACGAGATCAAGCGGGACATGTTTATCACGCTCATCTACGCGGTAGTCGACACGGAGTACGATGAGGTGCTCTTTTCGCGAGCAGGCCACGAGTTGCCTTTGTTTGGGCATGTGGACCGGGTTACCGGCAATTTCGCCGAGCAGTTTGTGCGCTCCGAGGGCATGGCCATAGGGTTGGTCGATGAGGCGCTTTTCGGGGAAGTGATCACCGATCAGCGCATGCCCCTGCGTTCCGGCGATTCATTTGTCCTCTACACCGACGGCATCACGGAGGCCGCCAACGCGGCCGGCGAGGAATTTACGGGCTCGCGGCTCGCGGAGGTTATCCGCAAGCACCACAGCGAAACCGCTGCGCAGATCAGCGACGCGATCGAGTTGGCGGTGAAACAATTTGTGGGTGACACGCCGCCCCGCGATGATGCGACGCTGGTTACCGTGAAGCGGGTGTGA
- a CDS encoding YicC/YloC family endoribonuclease, whose amino-acid sequence MKSMTGFGRAAGTVADTSFSVQISSVNRKGLDLTVSLPDEWTELEAPIAEAVRRHATRGKVNVRLEVETGHVAAAGWDEPAVTATIDALRSLSRAQGTPFSLTSELLWNIVSSQRRGRSLPDVEIVRSAVMDTVERALVAFAEMRVREGAALEADFRQRLASIRQAVAAVAERAPLVAPAWREQLLKRLREAELDLNVEDERVLKEVAFFADRCDIAEELTRLRSHIDQFESLLVTPGETGRKSEFLLQELGREVNTIGSKANDLTISKQVIELKNELERIKEQIANVE is encoded by the coding sequence ATGAAGAGCATGACCGGCTTCGGCCGCGCGGCAGGCACCGTCGCGGACACCTCCTTCTCCGTCCAAATCAGCTCCGTCAATCGCAAGGGTCTCGACCTGACCGTCAGCCTTCCCGATGAATGGACTGAACTTGAGGCCCCGATTGCGGAGGCGGTGCGTCGCCATGCCACCCGCGGCAAGGTAAATGTGCGACTGGAGGTTGAGACGGGACACGTGGCCGCAGCAGGCTGGGATGAGCCTGCTGTCACGGCGACGATCGACGCGCTTCGTTCCCTCTCACGCGCGCAAGGGACGCCCTTTTCGCTCACCTCGGAATTGCTTTGGAACATCGTCAGCTCCCAACGCCGCGGCCGTTCGCTGCCCGACGTCGAGATCGTGCGTAGTGCCGTCATGGATACCGTGGAGCGCGCCCTTGTGGCGTTCGCCGAGATGCGAGTGAGGGAGGGCGCCGCCCTCGAGGCGGATTTCCGCCAACGCCTCGCCTCGATACGCCAGGCGGTGGCTGCAGTGGCAGAGCGGGCCCCGCTGGTTGCACCCGCGTGGCGCGAGCAATTGCTGAAGCGCCTGCGCGAAGCGGAGCTGGACTTGAACGTCGAGGATGAACGCGTCCTGAAGGAGGTCGCTTTCTTTGCGGACCGCTGCGACATCGCGGAAGAGCTGACCCGCCTTCGGAGCCACATCGATCAGTTTGAAAGCCTGCTCGTCACGCCGGGCGAAACCGGGCGAAAGTCCGAGTTCCTGCTTCAGGAATTGGGCCGCGAGGTGAACACCATCGGCAGCAAGGCAAACGACCTCACGATCTCCAAACAGGTGATCGAGCTGAAGAACGAGCTCGAACGCATCAAGGAGCAGATCGCGAATGTGGAGTAA
- a CDS encoding NAD(P)/FAD-dependent oxidoreductase — MLQFDFLVIGGGSAGFNAARTARTLGLKTAIVDGARRLGGLCILRGCMPSKTLFYMTEVLHLAKNGARFGLNIPKAKPDVKAMQARKRRIIDEFASYREQQLAKLAVIRSAARFVDPHTLELDDGTRVRAKKILIATGSRVSVPDVPGLAETPFWTSDEVLDLEQAPRSVIVLGGGIVACELAQYLARIGARVTQIQRSPQVLRDFSPEGAEVVANVFRREGIELYTGTTLKRVGRTRTGVSVEFEHDGANRIAKADYLFNALGREPNLADLDLEAAGLKPDATDRLQVNIHQQTSVKHIYAAGDVCGPFEIVHLAVAQGELAARHAAGKRRLKPIAYDQVVTVAFTSPPIARLGINERDLPATRVISASYPFNDHGKSILMDATDGFVKIWADRRTGLLIGAEIVGPEAGELIHCLSGPLAMGATVFDLLKAQWYHPTLAEILTYPLEEIADSVSARG, encoded by the coding sequence ATGCTGCAGTTTGATTTTTTGGTGATCGGTGGTGGTTCTGCAGGCTTCAACGCTGCGCGCACCGCTAGGACACTCGGGCTAAAGACCGCCATCGTCGACGGCGCCCGTCGTCTGGGCGGCCTCTGCATCCTTCGGGGCTGCATGCCGTCAAAGACTCTGTTCTACATGACCGAAGTCCTGCACCTCGCGAAGAACGGAGCGCGATTCGGCCTGAATATTCCCAAAGCAAAACCGGACGTAAAAGCGATGCAGGCCCGCAAGCGGCGGATCATCGACGAGTTCGCCTCTTACCGTGAACAACAGCTTGCGAAGCTGGCGGTGATTCGAAGCGCGGCCCGCTTCGTCGATCCACACACGCTGGAACTCGACGACGGCACCCGGGTACGCGCCAAGAAGATCCTGATCGCAACCGGTTCACGCGTGAGCGTGCCGGACGTACCCGGACTTGCCGAGACCCCCTTCTGGACGAGCGATGAAGTACTCGATTTGGAACAGGCACCCCGCAGTGTCATCGTCTTGGGCGGCGGCATTGTCGCCTGCGAACTGGCCCAATACCTGGCGCGAATCGGGGCGCGAGTCACACAAATCCAACGCAGTCCGCAGGTGCTCCGGGATTTTTCACCCGAGGGTGCCGAAGTGGTCGCAAATGTATTCAGGCGGGAAGGGATCGAGCTTTACACTGGCACCACCCTAAAACGCGTCGGCAGGACGAGGACAGGGGTCAGTGTGGAGTTTGAACACGATGGGGCGAACCGGATTGCGAAGGCGGATTACCTCTTCAATGCCTTGGGCCGGGAGCCCAACCTCGCCGATCTCGACCTGGAGGCCGCCGGATTGAAACCCGATGCCACGGATCGTCTCCAGGTGAATATCCACCAGCAGACCTCGGTGAAACATATCTACGCGGCGGGCGACGTCTGCGGCCCCTTCGAGATTGTTCACCTCGCTGTTGCCCAGGGGGAACTCGCCGCGCGCCATGCGGCAGGCAAGCGGAGGTTGAAGCCCATAGCCTACGACCAGGTGGTCACCGTCGCCTTTACCTCCCCGCCCATCGCCCGTCTGGGCATCAACGAGCGCGACCTCCCGGCTACTCGCGTTATTTCGGCCTCCTATCCATTCAACGATCACGGAAAATCCATTTTGATGGATGCAACGGACGGATTCGTGAAGATCTGGGCCGATAGGCGAACGGGGCTGCTTATTGGCGCTGAGATTGTCGGACCCGAGGCAGGCGAACTGATCCATTGCCTCAGCGGCCCGCTCGCCATGGGAGCCACCGTCTTCGACCTGCTCAAGGCACAATGGTACCACCCCACCCTTGCCGAGATCCTCACCTACCCGCTCGAGGAGATCGCGGACTCCGTCTCGGCGCGAGGTTGA
- a CDS encoding transcriptional repressor has protein sequence MSTEAARDKFKQHLVQKHLRVTNQRLAIFDAAFAQKDHFTAEELLDHARDIDDSVSRATVYRTIPIMTESALLREVDIGKNLKYYLPNRDNKSESAQVICDDCDKIFEIAAPFMQWYGNSVSSKLGLTPVSHRLQVHATCNHWRTTGHCKNRN, from the coding sequence GTGAGCACCGAAGCGGCCCGCGACAAGTTCAAGCAACATCTCGTCCAAAAGCACCTGCGCGTCACCAACCAGCGCCTGGCCATTTTTGATGCGGCGTTTGCGCAAAAGGACCATTTCACGGCCGAAGAACTGCTCGACCATGCGCGGGACATCGATGACTCCGTCTCGCGCGCCACGGTCTACCGCACCATTCCGATCATGACGGAAAGTGCGCTGCTCCGCGAAGTCGACATTGGGAAGAACCTGAAATACTACCTCCCGAATCGGGACAACAAATCCGAGTCCGCGCAAGTGATCTGCGACGACTGCGACAAGATCTTCGAAATCGCCGCACCCTTTATGCAATGGTACGGAAACTCGGTGTCATCCAAGCTCGGCCTCACCCCGGTGTCGCACCGCCTTCAGGTCCACGCCACGTGCAATCACTGGCGAACCACAGGCCATTGCAAAAACCGCAACTGA
- a CDS encoding four helix bundle protein: MQFVVSWRDLIVWRKAHQVALVVCRVANSLPAPWQVGLTSQLIRASISVPTNIAEGKGRNSVAEFRQHLVVTRGSLEETRYLMLLARDLQLVAQEPYAAIEANLTEVSKLLNAILRSLRKT, encoded by the coding sequence ATGCAATTCGTGGTTTCGTGGAGGGATTTGATTGTGTGGCGTAAAGCGCACCAGGTGGCTTTGGTGGTCTGCAGGGTGGCAAACTCGCTACCGGCGCCGTGGCAAGTGGGGCTAACTTCTCAGTTGATTCGCGCCTCCATCTCCGTGCCCACCAACATCGCCGAGGGCAAAGGACGGAACTCGGTCGCTGAATTTCGCCAGCATCTCGTGGTCACGCGTGGTTCGTTGGAGGAGACCCGGTACCTAATGCTGCTCGCCCGCGACCTCCAGCTTGTGGCCCAAGAGCCCTACGCCGCCATTGAAGCAAACCTAACGGAGGTATCAAAGCTCCTCAACGCAATCCTTCGATCTTTGAGGAAAACGTAA
- the trpB gene encoding tryptophan synthase subunit beta, whose product MSQATAPVLDRFSLPDSTGHFGEYGGVFVPETLMTALSDLSVAYEQARLDPAFQKELRHHLKEFAGRPTELYYAERLTEHCGGAKIYFKREDLLHTGAHKINNALAQALLARRMGKKRIIAETGAGQHGVATAAACAKFGLECVVYMGAHDMERQALNVFRMRLMGAEVRGVEAGQKTLKEAINEAMRDWVTNVRSTHYILGTAYGSHPYPKMVRDFHRVIGQEAKEQILAREGRLPDEMVACVGGGSNAIGLFFEFLEDTQVKLIGVEAGGLGIRRGEHAARFAGGRLGVLQGCKTYLLQDADGQIELTHSVSAGLDYAAVGPEHAFYRERGRIEFAYATDDEVLETFQLCSRLEGIIPALESTHALAHGLKRAKALGKDKIVVVNLSGRGDKDVQQVQAILNARNSNKV is encoded by the coding sequence ATGTCACAAGCCACCGCACCCGTTCTTGATCGCTTTTCGCTGCCTGATTCCACCGGACATTTCGGCGAGTATGGCGGTGTGTTTGTTCCAGAGACGCTGATGACGGCGCTGAGCGACCTGAGCGTGGCTTATGAGCAAGCGCGGTTGGACCCTGCCTTCCAGAAGGAGCTCCGCCACCACCTCAAGGAGTTTGCGGGACGCCCCACGGAGCTCTATTACGCCGAGCGGCTCACCGAGCATTGCGGTGGAGCCAAGATCTACTTCAAGCGCGAGGACCTGCTGCACACGGGCGCGCACAAGATCAACAATGCGCTGGCGCAGGCCCTTCTCGCGCGTCGCATGGGCAAGAAGCGAATCATCGCCGAGACGGGCGCCGGCCAGCATGGCGTCGCGACTGCAGCCGCCTGTGCGAAATTCGGACTTGAGTGCGTGGTTTACATGGGCGCGCATGACATGGAGCGACAGGCGCTAAATGTGTTTCGCATGCGCCTCATGGGTGCGGAGGTTCGCGGCGTCGAGGCAGGCCAGAAGACCCTCAAGGAGGCGATCAACGAAGCCATGCGCGATTGGGTCACCAACGTGCGGTCGACTCACTACATCCTGGGCACTGCTTATGGGTCTCACCCCTATCCCAAGATGGTGCGGGATTTTCATCGGGTGATCGGTCAGGAGGCAAAGGAGCAGATTCTTGCGCGCGAAGGTCGTTTGCCGGACGAGATGGTGGCGTGCGTTGGCGGGGGCAGCAATGCCATCGGCCTCTTCTTTGAGTTCCTCGAGGACACCCAGGTCAAACTGATTGGTGTCGAGGCAGGAGGCCTGGGGATTCGTCGCGGCGAACACGCGGCGCGTTTTGCCGGTGGCCGCCTCGGGGTGCTGCAGGGGTGCAAAACCTATCTTCTGCAGGATGCCGATGGCCAGATTGAGCTGACGCATTCGGTGAGTGCCGGACTCGATTACGCGGCAGTGGGACCGGAGCACGCGTTCTATCGTGAGCGCGGTCGCATTGAATTCGCCTACGCGACGGATGACGAAGTACTTGAGACGTTCCAACTTTGCTCGCGCCTGGAGGGGATCATCCCCGCTCTCGAGAGCACCCATGCCCTGGCCCACGGCCTGAAGCGGGCGAAGGCCCTTGGGAAAGACAAGATTGTCGTGGTCAACCTATCTGGTCGCGGCGACAAGGATGTGCAACAGGTGCAGGCCATCCTCAACGCTCGCAACAGCAACAAAGTTTAA
- the nadA gene encoding quinolinate synthase NadA gives MPVLNYEPVVNKPRSEPVRLSAIQEEVLRLKRERNAVILAHNYQVEEIQQVADFVGDSLGLSYQAQAAKADVILFCGVHFMAETAKIVNPSRTVLLPDLNAGCSLSDSCPADRLAAYKAANPEVYVVAYINCSAAVKALSDVIVTSGNAVKIVQKVPADREILFVPDQNLGQWVSQRTGRKMRLWPGSCYAHVQFSVKAIEQCRARFPGAPVVAHPECVEAVRDIADEVCSTELMVKFAKETPAREIIVVTESGMLHRLRREVPDKTFIAGPTDSCACNDCRYMKLNTIEKVRDALANLAPAIELPLDIREKALVPIQRMLDWSRA, from the coding sequence ATGCCTGTCCTGAACTACGAACCTGTCGTCAATAAACCTAGGTCCGAACCGGTGCGCCTCTCGGCCATCCAGGAGGAGGTGCTGCGTCTGAAACGTGAGCGGAATGCAGTCATCTTGGCGCACAACTACCAGGTCGAGGAGATCCAGCAGGTGGCGGATTTCGTCGGGGATTCGCTCGGGCTTTCGTATCAAGCGCAAGCGGCAAAGGCGGACGTGATACTCTTTTGTGGGGTCCATTTCATGGCGGAAACGGCGAAGATAGTGAATCCGTCGAGGACGGTGTTGCTGCCGGACCTCAATGCCGGGTGCTCCCTTTCTGACTCCTGTCCCGCCGACCGGCTGGCGGCCTACAAGGCGGCAAATCCGGAGGTATATGTTGTCGCCTATATCAACTGCTCAGCGGCCGTGAAGGCTTTGAGCGACGTGATCGTCACCAGTGGCAATGCGGTGAAGATCGTGCAGAAGGTCCCCGCAGACCGAGAGATTCTTTTCGTGCCCGACCAGAATCTCGGCCAATGGGTCAGCCAGCGCACCGGACGAAAGATGCGCCTTTGGCCGGGCAGCTGCTATGCCCACGTGCAGTTCAGCGTGAAGGCGATTGAGCAGTGTCGCGCCCGTTTTCCCGGCGCTCCCGTTGTTGCGCATCCGGAGTGTGTCGAGGCCGTGCGCGACATCGCCGATGAAGTCTGCAGCACCGAGCTCATGGTGAAGTTCGCGAAGGAGACGCCGGCCCGGGAGATCATCGTGGTCACCGAAAGCGGCATGCTGCACCGGCTCCGTCGTGAAGTGCCCGACAAGACCTTTATCGCAGGGCCCACCGACAGCTGCGCGTGCAATGACTGCCGCTACATGAAGCTCAACACAATCGAGAAGGTCCGCGATGCCCTCGCCAACCTCGCGCCCGCCATCGAGCTCCCCCTCGACATCCGCGAAAAGGCCCTCGTGCCGATACAACGGATGCTGGATTGGAGTAGGGCGTAA